From one Gracilinanus agilis isolate LMUSP501 chromosome 5, AgileGrace, whole genome shotgun sequence genomic stretch:
- the RPS19BP1 gene encoding active regulator of SIRT1, whose product MSASLLRKGLELLGEPTGSRTGPQKRSPGKRPPRKNGATVKGKVTKSALEEFQKRQSQDHLQENLRFMKQKRVAADPKITSKILLHNRGRKARDRPATKPEKEKPQGTVFTEEDFQKFQEEYFGSSGTK is encoded by the exons atGTCGGCTTCGCTCCTGCGCAAAGGCCTGGAGCTCCTTGGAGAGCCTACCG GCTCCAGGACTGGACCCCAGAAGCGGTCCCCGGGGAAGCGGCCTCCCAGGAAGAACGGAGCAACGGTCAAGGGGAAGGTCACCAAGTCGGCTCTGG AGGAGTTCCAGAAGCGGCAGAGTCAGGACCACCTGCAGGAGAACCTGAGATTCATGAAGCAGAAACGAGTGGCTGCAGACCCGAAGATCACCTCAAAG ATCCTTCTCCATAACCGAGGCAGGAAAGCCAGGGACCGACCAGCCACCAAGCCAGAGAAGGAGAAACCCCAGGGCACTGTGTTCACCGAGGAAGATTTCCAGAAGTTCCAGGAGGAATATTTTGGGAGTTCTGGAACCAAGTGA
- the ATF4 gene encoding cyclic AMP-dependent transcription factor ATF-4, which produces MTEMSFLNSDLLWGDLLSPFNQSGLGAEESLSPLDDYLEEAKPFKSHGFSSDKAKAASSDWLAVDSLVTTTDFGKEDAFSGMDWMVEKMDLKEFDFDALLGMDDLESTCSELMATLEDSCDLFDPLATNDKEAPLTVNSIGQFPETTLEADHVAPLPSHQSFPLSLRALTSTPDHSFSLELGSEVDVLEGDRNPELVYMMMPKGIKEEEAPSDNDSGIGICTSPESYLSSPQHSPSTSMGSPNESQLCSDPIMFLSAHPKPYDRPLEDKKEKKVDKKLKKMEQNKTAATRYRQKKRAEQEALSGECRELEQKNEALKEKADSLSKEIQYLKDLIEEVRKAKEKRKST; this is translated from the exons ATGACCGAGATGAGCTTCCTCAACAGCGACTTGTTGTGGGGGGACTTGTTGTCCCCCTTCAACCAGTCGGGTTTGGGGGCTGAGGAAAGCCTGAGCCCCTTAGATGACTACCTGGAGGAGGCCAAGCCCTTCAAATCGCATGGGTTCTCCAGCGACAAGGCTAAGGCAGCCTCTTCTGATTGGCTGGCTGTGGACAGTTTAGTTACTACCACAGACTTTGGCAAGG AGGATGCCTTCTCGGGCATGGATTGGATGGTGGAGAAAATGGATCTGAAGGAGTTTGACTTCGATGCCCTCCTGGGTATGGATGACCTGGAATCCACCTGCTCTGAGCTTATGGCCACGTTGGAAGACTCTTGTGATCTATTCGACCCCTTGGCAACTAATGATAAAGAGGCCCCTTTAACAGTAAATTCAATTGGCCAATTCCCAGAAACTACACTTGAAGCTGATCATGttgcccccctcccctcccatcagtcttttcccctttctctgagGGCCCTGACCTCCACTCCAGACCATTCTTTTAGTTTAGAACTAGGTAGTGAAGTGGATGTCTTGGAAGGAGACAGAAACCCAGAACTTGTTTATATGATGATGCCCAAGGGTATCAAAGAAGAAGAAGCTCCTTCAGATAATGATAGTGGAATTGGGATCTGCACAAGCCCCGAGTCTTATCTCAGTTCTCCCCAGCATAGCCCCTCTACTTCCATGGGCTCTCCTAATGAGAGTCAGCTCTGTTCCGATCCCATCATGTTTCTCTCTGCCCATCCTAAGCCATACGACCGCCCCCTTgaggacaaaaaagagaaaaaggtagataaaaagttaaagaaaatggaGCAGAATAAGACTGCTGCCACACGTTATAGGCAGAAAAAAAGGGCAGAGCAGGAGGCATTATCTGGGGAGTGCAGAGAACTAGAACAGAAGAATGAGGCTCTGAAGGAGAAGGCAGATTCTCTAAGCAAGGAGATCCAGTATTTGAAGGACTTGATAGAAGAGGTCCGGAAGGctaaggagaagaggaaaagcacTTAA
- the LOC123249092 gene encoding mitochondrial dynamics protein MID51 isoform X1, which translates to MAGTGERPGKGKKDDNGIGTAIDFVLSNARLVLGVGGAAMLGIATLAVKRMYDRAISAPSSPTRLSHSGKRSWEEPSWMGSSRLLKQDMKSNLSRSLQTLPTDPSAFDTDGFCSPRPKAASKRGQADLKKSRLRLSLQEKLFAYYRTRAAIPTGEQARAKQAAVDICAELRSFLRAKLPDMPLRDMYLSGSLYDDLQVVTADHIQLIVPLVLEQNLWSCIPGEDTIMNIPGFFLVRRENPEYFPRGSSYWDRCVVGGYLSPKAVAETFEKVVAGSINWPAIGSLLDYVIRPAPPPEALTLEVQYEPQRRLVIDFLPSVTLGDTVLVARPHRLAQYDNLWRLSLRPAETARLRALDQGDSGCRAVCLKVLKAICKSSPALGHLTASQLTNVILHLAQEEPDWSQDMLADRFLQALRALIGYLEAGVLPSALNPKPRPYHGVSHDFRVSSRRHIDANHPRIKEILLLCLPRPSWPLPCDRIRE; encoded by the exons ATGGCAGGAACTGGTGAGCGCCCGGGAAAAGGCAAGAAGGATGACAATGGCATTGGGACTGCAATTGATTTTGTGCTGTCCAATGCCCGCCTGGTGCTGGGGGTTGGTGGAGCAGCCATGCTGGGGATTGCCACCTTGGCTGTCAAAAGG ATGTATGATCGGGCCATCAGTGCTCCAAGCAGTCCCACCCGCCTGAGCCATTCAGGGAAAAGAAGTTGGGAGGAGCCAAGCTGGATGGGATCCTCCCGGCTACTGAAGCAGGACATGAAGAGCAATCTTAGCAGATCCCTGCAGACTCTGCCTACAGACCCCTCGGCTTTTGACACAG ATGGGTTCTGCTCCCCCAGACCCAAAGCAGCCTCCAAGAGGGGCCAGGCAGACTTGAAGAAGTCCCGACTCCGCCTGTCTCTGCAGGAGAAGCTGTTTGCTTACTACCGGACCCGGGCAGCTATCCCCACTGGCGAGCAGGCCAGGGCCAAGCAGGCAGCTGTAGACATATGTGCCGAGCTGCGGAGCTTCCTCCGGGCCAAGCTGCCTGACATGCCACTGCGGGACATGTATCTGAGTGGCAGCCTTTATGATGACTTACAG GTTGTGACTGCTGATCACATTCAGCTCATTGTACCTCTGGTCCTGGAGCAGAATCTGTGGTCCTGCATCCCCGGGGAGGATACAATCATGAACATCCCAGGCTTCTTCTTGGTCCGTCGGGAGAACCCAGAATACTTCCCCCGGGGCAGCAGTTACTGGGACCGCTGTGTAGTTGGTGGTTACCTCTCACCTAAGGCTGTGGCAGAGACATTTGAGAAGGTTGTAGCTGGCTCCATTAACTGGCCAGCCATTGGCTCCCTCTTGGACTATGTGATACGTCCAGCCCCACCCCCTGAGGCCTTGACCCTGGAAGTACAGTATGAACCACAACGGCGGCTTGTCATCGACTTCCTGCCATCAGTGACCTTGGGGGACACAGTCCTTGTGGCTCGGCCCCACCGGCTGGCTCAGTATGATAACCTATGGAGGCTGAGCCTGCGCCCCGCTGAAACTGCCCGCCTCCGTGCACTGGACCAGGGTGACTCGGGTTGTCGCGCCGTATGCCTCAAGGTCCTCAAGGCTATATGCAAGTCGAGCCCAGCTTTGGGTCACCTCACTGCCAGTCAGCTCACTAACGTCATTCTCCACTTGGCCCAAGAGGAGCCTGACTGGTCTCAGGACATGCTAGCTGACCGCTTTTTGCAGGCCCTCAGGGCCTTGATTGGCTACCTAGAGGCTGGAGTCCTGCCCAGTGCCCTGAACCCCAAG CCCCGCCCCTATCACGGAGTCTCGCACGATTTTCGAGTTTCCTCCAGACGCCACATTGACGCAAACCATCCCAGGATAAAAGAGATTTTATTGCTCTGCCTCCCTCGCCCTTCCTGGCCCCTCCCTTGCGACCGGATACGGGAGTGA
- the LOC123249092 gene encoding mitochondrial dynamics protein MID51 isoform X2, protein MAGTGERPGKGKKDDNGIGTAIDFVLSNARLVLGVGGAAMLGIATLAVKRMYDRAISAPSSPTRLSHSGKRSWEEPSWMGSSRLLKQDMKSNLSRSLQTLPTDPSAFDTDGFCSPRPKAASKRGQADLKKSRLRLSLQEKLFAYYRTRAAIPTGEQARAKQAAVDICAELRSFLRAKLPDMPLRDMYLSGSLYDDLQVVTADHIQLIVPLVLEQNLWSCIPGEDTIMNIPGFFLVRRENPEYFPRGSSYWDRCVVGGYLSPKAVAETFEKVVAGSINWPAIGSLLDYVIRPAPPPEALTLEVQYEPQRRLVIDFLPSVTLGDTVLVARPHRLAQYDNLWRLSLRPAETARLRALDQGDSGCRAVCLKVLKAICKSSPALGHLTASQLTNVILHLAQEEPDWSQDMLADRFLQALRALIGYLEAGVLPSALNPKVNLFSELTPGEIDELGYTLYCSLSEPEVLLQT, encoded by the exons ATGGCAGGAACTGGTGAGCGCCCGGGAAAAGGCAAGAAGGATGACAATGGCATTGGGACTGCAATTGATTTTGTGCTGTCCAATGCCCGCCTGGTGCTGGGGGTTGGTGGAGCAGCCATGCTGGGGATTGCCACCTTGGCTGTCAAAAGG ATGTATGATCGGGCCATCAGTGCTCCAAGCAGTCCCACCCGCCTGAGCCATTCAGGGAAAAGAAGTTGGGAGGAGCCAAGCTGGATGGGATCCTCCCGGCTACTGAAGCAGGACATGAAGAGCAATCTTAGCAGATCCCTGCAGACTCTGCCTACAGACCCCTCGGCTTTTGACACAG ATGGGTTCTGCTCCCCCAGACCCAAAGCAGCCTCCAAGAGGGGCCAGGCAGACTTGAAGAAGTCCCGACTCCGCCTGTCTCTGCAGGAGAAGCTGTTTGCTTACTACCGGACCCGGGCAGCTATCCCCACTGGCGAGCAGGCCAGGGCCAAGCAGGCAGCTGTAGACATATGTGCCGAGCTGCGGAGCTTCCTCCGGGCCAAGCTGCCTGACATGCCACTGCGGGACATGTATCTGAGTGGCAGCCTTTATGATGACTTACAG GTTGTGACTGCTGATCACATTCAGCTCATTGTACCTCTGGTCCTGGAGCAGAATCTGTGGTCCTGCATCCCCGGGGAGGATACAATCATGAACATCCCAGGCTTCTTCTTGGTCCGTCGGGAGAACCCAGAATACTTCCCCCGGGGCAGCAGTTACTGGGACCGCTGTGTAGTTGGTGGTTACCTCTCACCTAAGGCTGTGGCAGAGACATTTGAGAAGGTTGTAGCTGGCTCCATTAACTGGCCAGCCATTGGCTCCCTCTTGGACTATGTGATACGTCCAGCCCCACCCCCTGAGGCCTTGACCCTGGAAGTACAGTATGAACCACAACGGCGGCTTGTCATCGACTTCCTGCCATCAGTGACCTTGGGGGACACAGTCCTTGTGGCTCGGCCCCACCGGCTGGCTCAGTATGATAACCTATGGAGGCTGAGCCTGCGCCCCGCTGAAACTGCCCGCCTCCGTGCACTGGACCAGGGTGACTCGGGTTGTCGCGCCGTATGCCTCAAGGTCCTCAAGGCTATATGCAAGTCGAGCCCAGCTTTGGGTCACCTCACTGCCAGTCAGCTCACTAACGTCATTCTCCACTTGGCCCAAGAGGAGCCTGACTGGTCTCAGGACATGCTAGCTGACCGCTTTTTGCAGGCCCTCAGGGCCTTGATTGGCTACCTAGAGGCTGGAGTCCTGCCCAGTGCCCTGAACCCCAAGGTGAACTTATTTTCAGAGCTTACCCCTGGAGAAATAGATGAATTGGGGTACACCCTTTATTGCTCATTGTCTGAGCCAGAGGTCCTGTTGCAGACGTAA
- the LOC123249093 gene encoding MIEF1 upstream open reading frame protein-like: protein MAEPGRGAVLGLYRALLRRARGLRYTDRDFYVEAVRREFRRPLPPGVGPEAVQRQLDKGRAFLRGERGRLV, encoded by the coding sequence ATGGCCGAGCCCGGCCGCGGCGCGGTACTGGGTTTGTACCGGGCCCTGCTGCGCCGGGCCCGCGGGCTGCGCTACACCGACCGTGACTTCTACGTGGAGGCGGTGCGCCGTGAGTTCCGCCGCCCGCTGCCTCCCGGTGTTGGCCCGGAGGCAGTGCAGAGGCAGCTGGACAAGGGCCGGGCCTTCCTGCGCGGGGAGCGTGGCCGCCTTGTTTGA